In one Poecilia reticulata strain Guanapo linkage group LG8, Guppy_female_1.0+MT, whole genome shotgun sequence genomic region, the following are encoded:
- the LOC103468425 gene encoding heme-binding protein 1, translating into MFGMIRNSLFGNSEETEYKVLSTETKNGVSFEVRRYDAAKYAAVYSEGRTYEQVIGELVRKLLTYIGGNNEQGEAMGIAFPIIITVYPRNDGVFSRRLAVGIRIPNAYQQDPPAPTDSTIRVEERPGMTVYALQFGGFAGESEYRAEAARLTRALGETTPFQRKQYFCCSYDPPLKPYGRRNEVWLLQEDP; encoded by the exons ATGTTTGGCATGATCAGAAATTCGCTCTTTGGGAATTCAGAGGAGACCGAGTACAAAGTGCTCAGCACCGAGACTAAG AACGGAGTGAGCTTTGAGGTGAGACGGTACGATGCGGCAAAGTACGCTGCCGTCTACTCGGAAGGAAGGACCTATGAGCAAGTAATCGGGGAGCTGGTGCGAAAACTGCTGACGTACATCGGTGGAAACAATGAGCAAG GTGAGGCCATGGGGATCGCGTTTCCCATCATCATCACGGTGTACCCGCGGAACGATGGCGTTTTCTCCCGACGTCTGGCGGTGGGCATCCGGATCCCCAACGCCTACCAACAAGACCCCCCAGCTCCCACCGACAGCACCATCAGGGTGGAGGAGCGGCCCGGCATGACTGTATACGCGCT ACAGTTTGGCGGCTTCGCCGGGGAGAGCGAGTATCGGGCCGAGGCCGCCCGCCTGACGCGCGCCCTGGGCGAGACCACTCCCTTTCAGCGCAAGCAGTACTTCTGCTGCAGCTACGACCCTCCGCTCAAGCCTTACGGACGTAGAAATGAAGTTTGGCTTCTACAGGAGGACCCGTGA
- the fmc1 gene encoding protein FMC1 homolog, giving the protein MAMASLSSPLRVCRGILKELRIIQGPGFKQSLAYNYVIDQFRKNKVTGERYCRAQQEAHHASLTYLCLLTSTRNHLALHNLYHGKGERSPEEVAGLVGLRLPTQPGGKGWEK; this is encoded by the exons ATGGCGATGGCGTCGCTGTCATCTCCTCTAAGAGTCTGTAGAGGAATATTGAAAGAGTTACGTATCATTCAAGGACCGGGTTTCAAACAGTCGCTTGCTTATAACTACGTCATAGATCAGTTTCGCAAGAATAAG GTTACAGGGGAAAGGTACTGCAGGGCCCAGCAGGAGGCGCACCACGCCTCGCTCACATACCTGTGTTTGCTGACGTCCACCAGGAACCACCTGGCCCTCCATAACCTCTACCATGGCAAGGGAGAGCGCAGCCCAGAAGAAGTGGCGGGCCTGGTGGGGCTCAGGCTGCCCACGCAGCCAGGAGGGAAAGGCTGGGAGAAGTAG